The Halobacterium litoreum genome includes a region encoding these proteins:
- a CDS encoding long-chain-fatty-acid--CoA ligase has product MERPLLVTDFLDRARKYYGDETAVVATTGERYTYDELGDRADRFSAVLQSAGVEQGDRVAVLDPNTHYHLEAAYGAMQAGAVHTPLNYRLTPEDFEYILNDAGVSAIYADYEYAEKVEAVRDDVPVETFVTNDADAVEGDWQDFDSLLADADSDYDRPEMDEGDVVTINYTSGTTGDPKGVCRTHRNETLHAFLVSYHQNVRDTDTYLWTLPMFHVNGWGHIYAVTGAGATHVCTRGVDAESIFDTVREEDVSYLCAAPTVLNMLQNYYDDHDVETTGSADVRAATAGSAPPEATIRTVEDEFGWDLVHVYGATETGPLITTSEAKRLLDDENRYSLKKRQGIGFLGTEVRVVDEDGEDVPWDDETIGEIVVSGNQVMEGYWNKPDATEEAFNERAEGYYHMGDFAVVDENGFVSIQDRKKDIIISGGENISSIELEDALFEHDAVSEVAVIPSPHEDWGETPKAFVVPESGDPDNPGVTKTDLVEFTRENLASYKAVRRVEFVAELPTTATGKVQKYELREEEWEDEDSMVGQG; this is encoded by the coding sequence ATGGAGCGACCACTCCTCGTCACGGACTTCCTCGACCGCGCCCGCAAGTACTACGGCGACGAGACGGCCGTCGTCGCGACCACCGGCGAGCGCTACACGTACGACGAACTCGGCGACCGCGCCGACCGCTTCTCGGCGGTCCTCCAGTCCGCCGGCGTCGAACAGGGCGACCGCGTCGCCGTCCTCGACCCGAACACGCACTACCACCTCGAAGCCGCCTACGGCGCGATGCAGGCCGGCGCCGTCCACACGCCCCTGAACTACCGGCTGACACCCGAGGACTTCGAGTACATCCTGAACGACGCCGGCGTCTCGGCCATCTACGCGGACTACGAGTACGCCGAGAAGGTGGAGGCCGTTCGGGACGACGTGCCGGTCGAGACGTTCGTCACGAACGACGCCGACGCCGTCGAGGGCGACTGGCAGGACTTCGACTCCCTGCTCGCGGACGCCGACTCGGACTACGACCGCCCCGAGATGGACGAGGGCGACGTGGTCACCATCAACTACACCTCGGGCACCACGGGCGACCCGAAGGGCGTCTGTCGCACCCACAGAAACGAGACGCTGCACGCCTTCCTCGTCTCCTACCACCAGAACGTCCGGGACACGGACACCTACCTCTGGACGCTCCCGATGTTCCACGTCAACGGCTGGGGGCACATCTACGCCGTCACGGGCGCCGGCGCCACCCACGTCTGCACCCGCGGCGTCGACGCCGAATCCATCTTCGACACCGTCCGCGAGGAGGACGTCTCCTACCTCTGTGCCGCGCCGACGGTGCTGAACATGCTCCAGAACTACTACGACGACCACGACGTGGAAACCACTGGGAGCGCCGACGTGCGCGCCGCCACCGCCGGCAGCGCGCCGCCGGAGGCGACCATCCGCACCGTCGAAGACGAGTTCGGGTGGGACCTCGTCCACGTCTACGGCGCCACCGAGACCGGCCCCCTGATTACGACTTCCGAGGCGAAGCGCTTGCTCGACGACGAGAACCGCTACTCGCTGAAGAAACGCCAGGGCATCGGCTTCCTCGGCACCGAGGTCCGGGTCGTCGACGAGGACGGCGAGGACGTGCCGTGGGACGACGAGACCATCGGCGAAATCGTCGTCTCCGGGAATCAGGTGATGGAGGGCTACTGGAACAAGCCCGACGCGACGGAGGAGGCGTTCAACGAGCGCGCCGAGGGCTACTACCACATGGGCGACTTCGCCGTCGTCGACGAGAACGGCTTCGTCTCGATTCAGGACCGCAAGAAGGACATCATCATCTCCGGCGGCGAGAACATCTCCTCCATCGAACTGGAGGACGCGCTGTTCGAGCACGACGCCGTCAGCGAGGTGGCGGTCATCCCGTCGCCCCACGAGGACTGGGGCGAGACCCCGAAAGCGTTCGTCGTCCCCGAGTCCGGCGACCCCGACAACCCCGGCGTCACGAAGACCGACCTCGTGGAGTTCACGCGCGAGAACCTCGCCTCCTACAAGGCCGTCCGGCGCGTCGAGTTCGTCGCCGAACTCCCGACGACGGCCACCGGAAAAGTCCAGAAGTACGAACTCCGCGAGGAGGAGTGGGAGGACGAGGACTCGATGGTCGGACAGGGGTAA
- a CDS encoding glycosyltransferase family 2 protein, whose translation MRLERPALLAAAGALLVAVPGVFLGVSLGLPVGAQTVFELTLWAATLLFAGTAVVWFGLTYVVGAGYETPDGVHGGDDVQVRILTIDSAAVVQQTVDSLPDELDDVHVVAEDAIDVAGASVHVVPDDFECDAVRKGRAIEWARRTLDCDREFVLYLDEDSVVESFEGLPDADVVQLREQPRQTGSVLSYLADVYRMGVQLEQRAFARLSIPLFAWGGGIAVRRSVEDEVTWNRETLVEDTAFVWSAARRFDLDFELGRVTCRNEAPPNLYEILQQRRRWAAGNVRAADLLPVRYRVLTRVRNYAWALSPVVTLVAVPLSLLGVTVVHGGLFAAASAVLALFTAYWYLRGVSYYGSSALHWALAVPLAPLVTVVHSMGTVAGILSPPAEFRVTTKAGGK comes from the coding sequence ATGAGACTCGAACGACCCGCGCTCCTCGCCGCCGCCGGCGCGCTCCTCGTCGCCGTGCCGGGGGTGTTCCTCGGCGTGTCGCTCGGCCTGCCGGTGGGCGCACAGACCGTCTTCGAACTGACGCTGTGGGCGGCGACCCTGCTGTTCGCGGGCACCGCCGTCGTCTGGTTCGGCCTGACGTACGTCGTCGGCGCCGGCTACGAGACGCCCGACGGCGTCCACGGCGGCGACGACGTGCAGGTCCGCATCCTCACCATCGACTCGGCGGCCGTCGTCCAGCAGACCGTCGACTCGCTCCCCGACGAACTCGACGACGTCCACGTCGTCGCGGAGGACGCCATCGACGTGGCCGGCGCCTCCGTCCACGTCGTTCCCGACGACTTCGAGTGTGACGCCGTGCGGAAGGGCCGCGCCATCGAGTGGGCGCGCCGCACCCTCGACTGCGACCGCGAGTTCGTCCTCTACCTCGACGAGGACAGCGTCGTCGAGTCCTTCGAGGGCCTCCCGGACGCCGACGTCGTGCAACTCCGCGAGCAGCCCCGACAGACCGGCTCCGTGCTCTCGTACCTCGCGGACGTCTACCGGATGGGCGTCCAGCTCGAACAGCGCGCGTTCGCCCGCCTCTCCATCCCCCTGTTCGCGTGGGGCGGCGGCATCGCCGTCCGGCGGTCCGTCGAGGACGAGGTGACGTGGAACCGCGAGACGCTCGTCGAGGACACCGCGTTCGTCTGGTCGGCCGCCCGCCGGTTCGACCTCGACTTCGAACTCGGCCGCGTCACCTGCCGGAACGAGGCGCCGCCGAACCTCTACGAGATTCTCCAGCAGCGCCGCCGGTGGGCCGCCGGGAACGTGCGCGCCGCCGACCTCCTGCCCGTCCGGTACCGCGTCCTCACGCGCGTCCGGAACTACGCGTGGGCGCTCTCCCCCGTCGTCACGCTCGTGGCAGTCCCTCTCTCCCTGCTCGGCGTGACCGTCGTCCACGGCGGCCTGTTCGCCGCGGCGTCCGCCGTCCTCGCACTGTTCACCGCCTACTGGTATCTGCGCGGCGTCTCCTACTACGGGTCGTCGGCACTCCACTGGGCGCTCGCCGTCCCGCTCGCGCCCCTCGTCACCGTCGTCCACTCGATGGGCACCGTCGCCGGTATTCTCAGTCCACCCGCCGAGTTCCGCGTCACCACGAAGGCCGGCGGGAAGTGA